The following coding sequences are from one Melospiza melodia melodia isolate bMelMel2 chromosome 2, bMelMel2.pri, whole genome shotgun sequence window:
- the CENPJ gene encoding centromere protein J isoform X3, translating to MPTVENLSGEQNFSAYWMLSSARAGVLLGPSFTGLNFKKENLLPGPENIPALPEVLHLSDSCSVSDDSLCEESASSQAPQQCTTGTAFPAAPGNMERSKPDLVHGEVDGQKKSSHSDTLLQKLEQLKELQQQKQEQLKKQQMEQLQRLMEEQQKLLSMVSGQPAALGFTVMAESQKLRPGHPTGLAPPPQLPSSGYQNIFEDRAHALLVSSHTQDNNSLQKLNNRECTSSLKNNLSEVSACEKQGKDLWCPEKKMELLMESEDNHIDHILGVGSAHVSENSCGGEQLLTNAEERPIKAAIHGKKQTFEEFLEEQIQLEEQRLEETQKLQETNGSAVQKPVIKRPFLKRGEGLTRFTNAKSKITKLGENTSKLQQRALDDRNVIKVDRLQIQKKTALPGKELVSENPFAPCKKYSHPRKVKHCPIQKTVVLKNHNGENILPLETRMQSGKNHDGQMRDSYPSEIKNKIENTENRAEFAKSNTVKIKNKLPGAEKSQLSQELTSAFSNSKCPIGHPVKDSELSFELSFQNKLENWEKEKEKENLELDEFLFLEQAADEISFSSNSSFVQRILERDQQTSKGRRMSSTPIKAKQQQVKVLAVELTDERNKRADCVAQENTNDSPVTHTASNSGTDFRMKDPLSKTDGVIFSASSLKAAPALKSNHWIVNGDKSEGNSDTATDSESEFGATLKHDNKGAKTALVNHGESDPEFFDCGSSLKDISKESKNGDAELGLSDKDCGALSKQKIRKATDDHRSMLSISRNKFEFDDERTWSDLDENYVSIDLPEKYTRTPLQMDFSYKNGTAVPDRAIKRKVASKKGDEMSKEFAVDSDSNGPPVPNLMMKLFPSLKPKQKAGCHAEHETKSNVEPELGGNTVPSQLLRERLAELEKEIERFRAENTTLSKLREEREHALANIRKEVSDFEQKKAQELAEIEEYKKKEIKKLQKERKVFEKYTTEARAIPDKKERDEIQALKQQIAELQEDLKRKEAKWSTTHRRLKDQIEALVNENFELKEEIRIMEKFRLEAWKKVEAARSKRKIENPGMSLNRAESCLPNRGLKSRSASPLLPVQKCSKINGKSYSQAKVGKLPRTPASGPANERNTSEAMTALEDSSQSIMVDTSPNEAYVSPPSVPAFTGSEEIQRETAYPDGKVEKVLKNGCHLIFFPNGTWKKVGSDGKTITITFFNGDVKQIMPDQTVIYYYADAKTTHTTYTDGLEVLQFSNGQIEKHYPDGKKEITFPDQTIKSLFTDGQEESIFPDGTVVRVQRDGTKTIEFNNGQRELHTSEFKRREYPDGTVKTVYMNGQQETKYVSGRVRIKDKDGNIIMDTKL from the exons ATGCCAACTGTTGAAAATCTGAGTGGTGAGCAAAACTTCAGTGCATATTGGATGCTCAGTAGTGCCCGTGCTGGAGTCTTACTAGGTCCTAGTTTTACTGGTTTGAACTTTAAGAAAGAAAATTTGTTACCTGGACCTGAAAACATCCCAGCTTTGCCTGAAGTGCTGCATCTTTCAGACAGCTGTTCTGTAAGTGATGACTCCCTGTGTGAAGAGTCTGCCAGCTCTCAGGCACCTCAGCAGTGCAccactggaacagcttttccagcAGCACCTGGAAACATGGAACGCTCTAAACCAGACTTGGTCCACGGTGAAGTGGATGGTCAGAAGAAATCCAGTCACAGTGATACACTCCTACAAAAGCTTGAACAG cTGAAGGAATTGCAACAGCAGAAACAGGAACAGTTAAAGAAACAACAGATGGAACAACTTCAAAGGTTAATGGAAGAGCAGCAGAAGCTACTTAGCATGGTATCTGGCCAGCCAGCAGCTCTTG GTTTTACTGTGATGGCTGAAAGTCAAAAGCTGAGACCTGGGCACCCCACAGGCTTAGCACCTCCACCTCAGTTGCCATCGTCTGGATACCAGAATATCTTCGAAGACAGAGCTCATGCTCTGCTTGTTTCTTCCCATACACAAGACAACAATTCTTTACAAAAACTGAACAACAGAGAATGCACCTCATCATTGAAGAACAATCTTTCAGAAGTGTCTGCCTGTGAAAAGCAAG GAAAAGACCTGTGGTGTCCAGAAAAAAAGATGGAATTATTAATGGAGAGTGAAGATAATCACATTGATCACATATTAGGTGTGGGAAGCGCACATGTCTCTGAAAATTCCTGTGGAGGTGAACAGTTGTTGACTAATGCAGAGGAAAG ACCTATTAAAGCTGCAATACATGGGAAGAAGCAAACTTTTGAAGAATTCTTGGAAGAACAGATACAACTAGAGGAACAGCGCCTGGAGGAAACCCAGAAGTTACAG GAGACAAATGGATCAGCAGTTCAAAAACCAGTGATCAAGAGACCCTTCCTGAAAAGAGGGGAAGGTTTAACAAGATTCACTAATGCCAAGTCTAAAATAACAAAACTTGGAGAAAACACTTCAAAACTTCAACAAAGGGCTTTAGATGATAGAAATGTTATTAAAGTGGACAGattacaaatacagaagaaaACTGCGCTTCCTGGCAAAGAACTGGTTTCTGAAAATCCTTTTGCACCGTGTAAAAAATACAGCCACCCCCGTAAAGTAAAACATTGTCCTATTCAGAAGACAGTGGTACTCAAGAATCACAATGGAGAAAATATCTTGCCATTAGAAACAAGAATGCAATCAGGAAAAAATCATGATGGACAGATGAGAGATTCTTACCCatcagaaattaaaaacaaaatagaaaatacAGAGAACAGAGCAGAATTTGCTAAGTCTAACACTGTCAAAATCAAAAACAAATTACCTGGTGCTGAAAAGTCTCAGTTGTCTCAAGAACTGACCAGTGCCTTTTCGAATTCTAAATGTCCCATAGGTCACCCTGTAAAAGATTCAGAACTGTCTTTTGAACTTTCATTTCAGAATAAACTGGAGaactgggaaaaagaaaaagagaaagagaatctAGAATTAGATGAATTTTTGTTTCTAGAACAAGCTGCAGATGAAATCTCTTTCTCAAGTAATTCCTCATTTGTGCAAAGGATCTTGGAACGAGACCAGCAAACTTCAAAAGGCCGTAGGATGTCTTCTACTCCTATCAAGGCAAAGCAGCAGCAAGTCAAGGTGCTGGCTGTGGAACTCACAGATGAGAGAAATAAAAGGGCAGACTGTGTGGCACAGGAAAATACAAATGATAGCCCTGTAACACATACAGCCTCAAATTCAGGAACAGATTTTAGAATGAAGGATCCATTGAGTAAAACAGATGGTGTAATATTCTCAGCTTCTTCCCTGAAAGCAGCTCCTGCTTTAAAAAGTAATCACTGGATTGTAAATGGAGATAAGAGTGAGGGCAACAGTGATACTGCTACAGATTCTGAGAGTGAATTTGGGGCCACATTGAAGCATGACAACAAAGGTGCTAAGACAGCCCTCGTGAACCACGGAGAAAGTGATCCAGAATTTTTTGATTGTGGCAGTTCTCTTAAAGACATCAGCAAAGAGAGCAAAAATGGAGATGCTGAGCTTGGGTTGTCAGACAAAGATTGTGGTGCACTGTCAAAGCAAAAGATTAGGAAAGCTACAGATGATCACAGAAGCATGTTGTCTATAAGTAGGAATAAATTTGAGTTTGATGATGAAAGAACATGGAGTGATCTTGATGAAAATTATGTTAGCATTGATTTACCTGAAAAATACACTAGAACACCTTTGCAGATGGACTTTTCCTATAAGAATGGTACAGCTGTCCCAGACAGAGCAATAAAGAGAAAAGTGGCCTCCAAGAAAGGAGATGAAATGTCCAAAGAGTTTGCAGTGGACAGTGATTCAAATGGACCTCCAGTACCAAACCTGATGATGAAACTGTTTCCTTCACTGAAGCCGAAGCAGAAGGCAGGCTGCCATGCAGAGCATGAAACCAAATCAAATGtggagccagagctgggag GAAACACtgttccatcccagctgctgagAGAGAGACTGGCTGAGTTGGAGAAGGAAATTGAGAGATTCCGAGCTGAGAACACAACTCTGAGTAAACTCCGTGAAGAAAGAGAGCATGCTCTGGCAAATATCAG GAAAGAAGTTTCAGACTTTGAACAGAAGAAAGCCCAAGAACTGGCTGAAATAGAAGAGTataagaaaaaggaaattaaaaaactGCAAAAGGAGCGCAAAGTTTTTGAAAAATACACCACAGAAGCTAGAGCAATTCCAGATAAAAAGGAACGGGATGAAATTCAG GCTTTAAAACAGCAGATTGCAGAGTTACAGGAAGATCTAAAACGAAAAGAGGCAAAATGGTCGACTACCCATCGACGCCTGAAAGATCAAATAGAAGCTTTAGTAAATGAGAATTTTGAGCTAAAAGAGGAAATCAGAATTATGGAAAAGTTTCGTCTAGAAGCCTGGAAGAAAGTAGAAGCTGCTAGAAGcaagagaaaaatagaaaatccTGGGATGAGTCTAAATAGAGCAGAATCT TGTCTACCAAACAGAGGCCTAAAAAGTCGAAGTGCATCTCCGCTTCTTCCAGTACAGAAGTGCAGCAAGATAAATGGCAAAAGTTATTCACAAGCAAAAG TAGGAAAACTTCCTAGAACACCTGCATCAGGACCTGCTAATGAGAGGAACACCTCTGAGGCAATGACTGCACTGGAAGATTCTTCTCAGAGTATTATGGTA GACACCTCTCCTAATGAAGCTTATGTGTCCCCACCATCTGTTCCTGCATTTACAGGCAGTGAAGAGATACAGAGAGAAACTGCTTATCCTGATGGAAAG GTTGAGAAGGTTTTGAAAAATGGCTGTCACCTtatatttttcccaaatggaaCATGGAAAAAAGTGGGTTCTGATGGGAAGACCATAACTATAACCTTCTTCAATGGGGATGTGAAACAGATTATGCCTGATCAAACAGTG ATTTATTATTATGCTGATGCTAAGACTACTCACACTACATACACTGATGGCTTAGAGGTCTTGCAGTTTTCAAATGGACAAATAG AGAAGCATTATCCTgatggcaagaaggaaataacctTCCCTGATCAGACAATTAAGAGTTTGTTTACAGATGGCCAAGAAGAAAGTATCTTTCCTGATGGCACTGTTGTTCGTGTGCAGCG AGATGGAACCAAAACGATAGAGTTCAATAATGGCCAGCGGGAACTGCACACATCAGAGTTTAAGAGACGGGAGTATCCAGATGGGACTGTCAAGACTGTGTACATGAATGGACAGCAGGAAACCAAGTATGTCTCTGGGAGAGTCAGAATAAAGGACAAGGATGGTAATATTATCATGGACACCAAGTTGTAG